The sequence below is a genomic window from Chloroflexota bacterium.
TGGTGCGGGCGCGGCCTGGCCGCCCGGGCCGCCGGCATGGGCGCCAACGTGATCGTGACCGAAGTCGACCCCACGAGGGCCCTGGAAGCGGTCATGGACGGATACCAGGTCCTGCCGATCGGCGAAGCCGCCCGGGTCGGTGACATCTTCGTTACCGTCACCTCGAACAAGAACGTGATAGACGCCGACCATCTCAGGGTGATGAAGGACGGGGCCATACTGGCCAATTCGGGCCATTTCGATGCCGAAATCAACGTCCGCGCGCTGGCCGAGCTGTCCCAGTCCAAACGGACCCTGCGGCCGCTGCTGGACGAATACATGATGCCGGACGGTCGGCGTCTGCGCCTGCTGGCCGGCGGCCGATTGGTCAACCTGGCGGCGGCCGAAGGCCATCCTCCGGGTGTGATGGACATGAGTTTTGCCAACCAGGCCCTGGGCGCCGAATACATGTGGGAGCGGGCCGGCCAGATCGAGCCGCAGGTAGTCGGCGTCCCTGCCGAGATCGACAAAGACGTCGCTCGCCTGAAGCTGTCCAGCATGGGCATCGCAATCGATTCCATGACCGCCGAACAGGCGCGTTATGCCACGTCCTGGGAAGAGGGCACATGAACGACAAGGCGCAACCATGAGCGTGAACCTGATCGCTGCCGACCGGTTTCTATTCACTTCGGAATCGGTCTCCGAAGGCCATCCCGACAAGGTCTGTGACCAGATCTCGGATGCCGTTGTCGACGCGCTGCTGGAACGGGATTCGAATTCGCGGGTCGCCTGCGAAGTTGCCGCCTCAAACAAGGGCCTCTACGTGCTCGGCGAAGTCACCTGCAACCTGAACGGCCAGGACCTGGATTCGCTGGTCGTGGGGATCGTGCGTTCGATCGTGGCCGAGATCGGTTACACCAGCCTGGAACTGGGCATGGACGCCGGCAGCGTTCCGGTCAACGTGCTCCTGAATCCGCAATCGGCCGATATCGCCCAGGGCGTAGACCGCGCAAACCCCGACGAGCAGGGCGCCGGCGACCAGGGAATGATGTTCGGCTACGCCTGCCGCGAGACCGATGAGCTTATGCCGCTGCCGATAACCCTGGCGCATCGCTTAACGCACCGCCTGAGCCAGGTTCGCAAATCCGGGCAACTCCCATTCCTGCGACCCGACGGCAAGAGCCAGGTCACGGTCGAGTACCGTCACGGCCGGCCCGAGCGCGTGTCCAACGTGGTCATCGCCGCCCAGCACGACCCCGACGTGTCCGACGACTCTCTGAAAGAGATGATCGAACGCCACGTGGTCGCGGCCGTAATAGATGATTCCTACCTTGACGGCGCCTCCGAAATCCTGATCAACGGGACCGGCAGATTCGTCGATGGCGGTCCCGGCGCCGACGCCGGCCTGACCGGACGCAAGATCATCGTCGACACCTACGGAGGCATGGC
It includes:
- a CDS encoding methionine adenosyltransferase, coding for MSVNLIAADRFLFTSESVSEGHPDKVCDQISDAVVDALLERDSNSRVACEVAASNKGLYVLGEVTCNLNGQDLDSLVVGIVRSIVAEIGYTSLELGMDAGSVPVNVLLNPQSADIAQGVDRANPDEQGAGDQGMMFGYACRETDELMPLPITLAHRLTHRLSQVRKSGQLPFLRPDGKSQVTVEYRHGRPERVSNVVIAAQHDPDVSDDSLKEMIERHVVAAVIDDSYLDGASEILINGTGRFVDGGPGADAGLTGRKIIVDTYGGMARHGGGAFSGKDPSKVDRSGAYMSRYVAKNLVAAGLADRAEVQLAYCIGVAKPVSVNVETFGTSQLASGDLDRLVRENFDLRPQRIISGLGLRRPIYRAVAAYGHFGRPDLQLPWERTDRAGALRKAVGLT